A window of the Virgibacillus pantothenticus genome harbors these coding sequences:
- a CDS encoding bis-aminopropyl spermidine synthase family protein — protein sequence MKNYIEKANTNLNLQEGAKVIEQLLIECYINPGISTKKLARKMLLPVPIAVAIKKEFIKAGLLMQDRGVRCTREGIIYIENELGYGGLDKSLYQKLMNSQTDWKTELADLLSVLTQLFQMRPEVNVQIDQSKCTPATSLHRAILCLREHSLIGKTIICIGDDDLVSVSLGLLLKRLFPLKSPNTKITVVDIDERFLNYIQDIIKQEKLPINCHQIDLRQALSETLHGKFDCVFTDPPYTLQGMALFVSRGIEAIKQEKSLPIFLSYAHKSPDFMLSMQREFIHMGLSIKEVILHFNEYEGAQMIGNKGQMIILKTTEAAKPIISGDYKDAIYTGEVKQILRTYECKQCHHSILVGIRGDFSTIEELKNKGCPICNRNKFRLIKRKKMG from the coding sequence GTGAAAAATTATATAGAGAAGGCAAATACAAATTTAAATCTTCAAGAAGGAGCCAAGGTAATTGAACAGCTACTGATTGAGTGTTATATAAATCCAGGAATTTCAACAAAAAAATTGGCACGAAAAATGCTTCTTCCCGTCCCAATTGCTGTTGCCATTAAGAAAGAGTTCATAAAAGCAGGTCTTCTTATGCAAGATCGTGGTGTGCGTTGTACCCGTGAAGGAATAATATACATTGAAAATGAATTGGGGTATGGTGGGTTAGATAAGAGCTTGTACCAGAAATTAATGAACAGCCAAACCGATTGGAAAACAGAGCTTGCTGATTTATTATCAGTACTTACACAACTCTTTCAAATGCGACCGGAAGTAAATGTACAAATTGATCAGTCGAAATGCACTCCCGCAACCAGCTTACATCGAGCAATCCTTTGTCTAAGGGAGCATTCATTAATTGGCAAAACCATTATATGTATTGGTGATGACGATCTAGTGAGTGTGTCACTCGGTTTACTACTAAAACGTCTGTTCCCTTTAAAAAGCCCTAACACGAAAATTACAGTTGTAGATATCGATGAAAGGTTTTTAAACTATATTCAAGATATAATAAAGCAGGAGAAGCTGCCAATCAACTGTCACCAAATTGATTTGCGTCAAGCGCTGTCTGAGACGTTGCACGGGAAATTCGATTGCGTTTTTACAGATCCACCTTACACCCTACAAGGAATGGCATTATTTGTTTCCCGTGGTATAGAAGCAATAAAACAAGAAAAAAGTTTACCCATATTTTTATCATATGCTCATAAATCTCCTGACTTTATGCTATCCATGCAACGTGAATTTATACACATGGGGTTATCCATCAAAGAGGTGATTTTACATTTTAATGAGTATGAAGGCGCACAAATGATTGGTAATAAAGGGCAAATGATCATACTAAAAACAACAGAAGCTGCAAAGCCAATTATCTCAGGGGATTATAAAGATGCCATTTATACCGGAGAAGTAAAACAAATTTTACGAACGTATGAGTGTAAACAGTGTCATCATTCCATACTTGTTGGCATTCGGGGTGATTTCTCAACTATAGAGGAACTGAAGAACAAAGGTTGTCCCATTTGCAATAGGAATAAATTTCGCTTAATTAAAAGGAAAAAAATGGGATAG
- a CDS encoding YihY/virulence factor BrkB family protein, with protein MTTIKKYVHLFLEKFQSDQVPLLAAALAYYFLLSIVPLFLVGFALVPYFPINSEDAIAFINSVLPNELAVLLEENIVSLVEVPRGGLLTLGIIGALWSSSAAMNAFIKASNAAYEVEETRNMLLVRLTALGLTLSMIIAFIIAIIMPLFGNLILQFLETFIGLTAAMGLFFQVLRWALSITVLTGFLVILYRFAPNKRLPIKHILPGAITASILWQLISFGFSFYISNFSNYSATYGSLGGIIILLIWFYLTGMIFMSGAIINVLYNAKQSKALENDLHRASS; from the coding sequence ATGACTACCATCAAAAAATATGTTCATTTATTTTTAGAAAAATTTCAATCCGACCAAGTTCCTTTATTAGCAGCAGCATTAGCTTATTATTTCCTATTATCCATTGTTCCCCTTTTTTTAGTAGGATTTGCATTAGTCCCCTATTTTCCAATTAACTCGGAGGATGCCATTGCTTTTATTAACAGCGTTCTGCCAAATGAACTTGCCGTGTTATTGGAAGAAAATATTGTCAGTCTTGTCGAAGTGCCACGCGGTGGTCTTCTAACGCTAGGAATCATCGGTGCTTTGTGGTCCTCATCTGCTGCCATGAACGCTTTTATCAAAGCAAGTAATGCAGCCTACGAGGTAGAAGAAACACGAAACATGCTGCTCGTTCGTCTCACTGCCTTAGGGCTTACCTTAAGTATGATTATTGCTTTCATTATCGCAATCATTATGCCACTATTCGGCAATCTCATTCTACAATTCCTTGAGACCTTCATCGGATTAACTGCTGCAATGGGATTATTTTTTCAAGTTTTACGATGGGCGCTCAGCATAACCGTGTTGACAGGTTTTCTGGTTATTTTATATCGTTTTGCTCCTAATAAACGACTGCCGATTAAGCATATTCTTCCTGGAGCAATTACTGCAAGTATTCTTTGGCAGCTGATCTCATTCGGATTCTCTTTCTATATTAGCAATTTCAGTAACTATTCTGCAACTTATGGCAGTCTTGGTGGTATTATTATTCTGCTTATTTGGTTTTATTTAACTGGAATGATTTTCATGAGCGGAGCGATTATTAACGTTCTATACAACGCTAAACAATCAAAAGCACTAGAAAATGATCTGCATAGAGCCTCTTCTTGA
- a CDS encoding DUF948 domain-containing protein codes for MEDVLYLTLLIIAVAFALTVVFIVIVLHRFTKLLRTAGSTLGQVETDMQQTIPELQNTLHQTQVTVDDIGEKLQATDSLFDTAENLGHSVNHINQAIQKTKPTLTSNELEEETKLYVEGIRWSAAASYLYKQWKGANTAAKKTSDSIDQTGKEG; via the coding sequence GTGGAAGACGTTTTATATTTGACATTATTAATAATAGCTGTTGCTTTTGCGCTGACAGTTGTTTTTATTGTTATCGTATTACATCGTTTCACCAAATTATTAAGAACAGCAGGGAGCACTTTAGGACAAGTTGAAACAGATATGCAACAAACGATACCGGAGCTACAAAACACACTACATCAAACCCAAGTAACGGTAGATGATATAGGGGAAAAATTACAAGCCACGGATTCCTTATTTGACACCGCTGAAAATTTGGGACACTCTGTCAATCATATTAATCAGGCTATACAAAAAACAAAGCCAACATTAACGAGTAATGAATTAGAAGAAGAAACAAAACTTTATGTGGAAGGGATACGTTGGTCAGCAGCAGCTTCTTATTTATATAAGCAATGGAAAGGAGCAAATACAGCTGCAAAAAAAACAAGTGATTCAATCGATCAAACAGGAAAAGAGGGATAA